From the Sylvia atricapilla isolate bSylAtr1 chromosome 12, bSylAtr1.pri, whole genome shotgun sequence genome, the window CAGCATCTGGCACAAACCCAAAGTCTGCCTGCAGCCCTTATCACCCAGAGCTCAGGGGCAGATTTCCTGAGGTAAATCCTGGTTTGTTGCTCAAGTGGAACAGACCTACTCATTGAATCTGCCTTCAGGCTGAATGGCTGGATGTATTCCAAAAGGTActagaccaaaaaaaaaatagtaatttttgaagattttttagGGATGCATTTAGTGATTGCAATTGTAGCACTGAGTTGGTCAATCCTGAATAGTCAAaagcatgaatattttttaacagtttagCTTCCTTCTCCTTCTAATCCCATCTCCAAAACAGATTATTATATGCCtgaaaaaagcaccaaaaaattTTATGTATAAGGAAAAGTACACAAAGAGCCCCAAATCCACAAATATTACCAGTTTAAGCCCCAAGATCTTGTCAACTTAAGATCTTGAgaaaaaaactactttttcaTCTGCTAAACTGTAGAGGGATAATGCTTTTAactgaatttaagaaaaaaaccaatatttttatttgctctgcTGCACCCACACAAGTTCTTACTCAGCAGCAAGAACAGTAAACAGGTCTATATTCCCAGTGTGCACATCCTTGTGGGAAATAGCTCCTGTGGAGTGTAAACAAGGAAGAAGCACCATATGTAAAAGCTAATTTGCAAGCTTGGATGGCACTCTGGAAAGCTCAGTATAAAAGAAAACCATTGTAAAATACACTTCTGTGTATGTTGAGAGACTGAAACATACATTCATTGGGAAAAATAACTCTGTACCTATAAGGAAAAGCAAGAATGAAAGACTAAACCAGTTTGGAGAAGTATTGGTactgttatttcttttaagtTAAATCTGGAGAGAAAGGTGCTCTCTTTTGCTGTATTTACTTGTAGATGAATTTTTTAACTTCTAGATCTTGACCAACAATTTAAATTACAGTTGGTGGATTTGATGCACAGCACTTCATAGATCAATACTTAATAAAGGGTATATTGTTTAAACTAAACACTCAAATGTTTAAGTCTAGCGCTGTTAAATCCTGAACAGGGAATTGCAAAGACTCTCACGTGTTTGAACTCTAAGCTGCCACACAAGTCCACACAGAGTTAAGAGAATATGAATTCCCACTTTTTTGTGGAGAAAAGAACTGCACAAGAAGACACAATTTTTCCCTTGCTTAATGTCAGGAAAGACATCTGACAGTCCCAGGGCTCCTCAGGCCCAGCCAGCCTTCTTTCACGTTGTTTTATCAATATGGGGCAATTTGTTAAAATATCTGGCACATGCAAAAAAGGTTTGGTagttaatttatttaattcagTTACAGTGCTTCAACAGGATGCAACTCGTTCTCCACAAGAGCAGAGCCTGACACTCCATGCAGCTACACCTATTATCCATCTCTATTAAATTGTACCAAACTCAGTGAAATTTGCCTTGTTTGTTCATTGGAGTTTTACCGGAGGTTCTCATGGAATCAGAACTGGTCCACAATCTTTAGTTCAGTCacatttcagtgaggttttcataaaacattttttttcagtgtataCAAACCTGGAAACCCAGGGAAATTTAACCTTTTAGAAAGTTATTTTGAAAGCCAGTaagtaacaaaaacatttagGAACTTGCAGACACTGGTGGCAGTTGGACTACCAGAGAGCGAGAGGAAAGGTTCAGTATCCAAGTTCCCTAGTGGTTTTGAACTGCAGCAGTCCAAGGCCCTACTCGTGGTTCCTGTAGTAATCTTCAATAGTTTCTGAGTTGAAGTAGACCACGGTGACTGTGATGTCGTCTCTGTACATCCTGGCCAGGTCCTCGGGCAGGGTCAGCATGGCAGCCAGCTTCTCTGGGTCCACCTCGCCGTACTCGTTGCTGCCGATTGCGTGCCGGATCAGATGGGTGGCGATGTTCTGGTCCAGGGAGGCCAGGCCTTTGCTCTTCCTCTGCAGCAACAAGTTGTGCATGTAACCCAGATTAATTGGTTTCTTAAAAGTCAGTGGTGATTTCTGCATGTCGAGCTCTGCGAGATGTCCCGCAACAAGTTTTACAACCTTCTCATTACTCAGCATCTCCCATAGCCCATCCGAAGCAATAACGAGAAACTTATCCTTGCTCCTTAACTTGTGGTATGTGACTTCAGGCTCTGCAGTTAAATAAGGGGGGGTATGGTAGTTTGGAGGAACATACTGATAAATGTTTAGAGCCTCAACATCACAGCTGTTCTCAAGAATGCTGTGTTGCAATTCTTTACTCCATTTTAATTGCACATCTCCAAAGGCTCTGGAGGGCATAAGAATCCCCAGTAATCTGTCATTCACAAATAGGGTTTTCTCCTCAGATCTAGGATGTTCTCTCTTCAATCTTCTAATTTCAAATTCATCATAGGCATTGTGGTCTCGGGTTAGAGGGAGAGTAGACCATGTTCCATCTTCTTCTTGGACCCCTAAAACCGCTCTGCAATCACCAGTATTTGCCACGTGTAGGTGAACACCGTCAATGTGAGCTACACAGGCTGTTGCACCAGAAAAAGCTACTTGCAGGGCAATATTTTTCATCAACTCATTTTCCTGAGGAGCCTGAACTTCCAGTGATATGTCTGAGTCCAACCTTTTAAATGCACAGATCATGGCTTCTTCCAAACTAAACCTCGGCTCAGCGTCCAGGTCCAGCAAGTGCTGCCAGTAAACCCGGAGGTTCTCAAAGTACTGCGGGGCGATTTCCTGGTACTCCACGTCGTTGGGATGCCTGTGCCACTGCAGGATGGGCTGCACAGGTTTCATGGCCTCCACAGCCAGCTCGATCTCCTCCAGGCTCTGGCGGGGCAGGAGGGACACGGCGATGTAGTGCAGCAGCCGCTCGCTCACGGCCTGGGCGCAGGCGGCGCCCGCGTGGCCGTCGAACACCCCGAACATCATCCCCGCCGTCTGCAGGCACGTGGCCGCGCTCCGCCGGTCCTCGATGGGACTGTTAGAGGCCAGCTGGTTGCTTTCAAACCTCAGCACGGAATTTGCATTCTTGCCATTCAAATCCAGTGTTCTGTGGGATAGTTCACCTGCTCTGAGTATGTCGTTGATTTGTGCCGGAGacaactggaaagaaaagtgttCTTCTTCGGTGGAAGTGTGTCGGAATGctttgggaaaggagaaagctCTGTCtaagctgcagctcccagcagggcacGGACACGCTTTGGAGAAAACGAGCTTccatttgttcttgtttctATTTGGGATACAGATAGAGTACCAACGTCCTTTGCCTTGTAAAATAATGCCACTTCTGGCTGAGCTCAAAATCCAGGATGATACAGTTCTTGACATTGTAAGTCACTCCAAAAATGGAGCACCTTCCTTCAGTAACACGGAACGTCCTTGCAGCCTGGAATATAAAtgtaggaaagggaaaatatttagaaagctCATAAGAAGCTTTCCATATAGAAGTACAAAACATATCTAGAGCTCTCAAATATTCAGAACTTCTTTCCAAAAGAGATTGCTATAGATAAAAGCATCTTAAAAGGGATACAATTTCCATCACTTAGTTATAACCAAGGATATGACTGCTCCTTTTAACCCATGAGAAAAGATAACTTTTACTTTCCagacagggttttttcctcattgtgGCAAGAATAAGAAGAAATGGCAACATTACAAGAAATGTTATTGGAAACTGTACAACGAAAAGCCTCATCCGATATGACACAGAACAAATAGAGCCAACAAGCTTAAAAATTTGGACTTAAGTGACAATTATATTGCACAACTCTCAAAAAAGCCTGCTAGCATACAACTCCATTAATAGATCCAAAACTTCAAACCCAAGAGAAGATAAGTACTTAAACCCAGTGGAAAGACTGAGAGATGTGGCCAGTTAATGATTTATGTGAACTACCATGATCCTCACAGCTAGAACAAGCCAGTCTACCTTTCCAATTCTGTTACAGCTTATAAGCTcagctgttcttttttttacctGCAAGATCTTAACCAGCCCACAGGCAGGCAGGATCTTTTACACAGCTGAAGGCAAATTCTACTGCTGGTTAATACATGCTTTTTTCATAGCATTGTACACTACACTCCGGTGCAGTGAAAGCTGTAACAGATTGACAACTTTTACAGGTTCACAATTTGGCTTGTTCATTTGGAGAGCAGTTAGAACAAGCTGCAGGGAAGACCTCTGCTGCCAACAGCACTGAAGCCTCAGGCACTTCAGCAGCTGAAGCTCTTCAGTTGCCATGGGGGAGGTCCTCACATTGTCTCCTGCTTTCAATAAGGTATTCCAGCTGTGGGATATTGCTAAGTACAACCAGATGTTCACTCAAAAAAGAATTGTGCCCCATGGATTTCAAAACTTTATGGTATGGCAGCACCACAAGTCCAATTACTCCCAAAAGATCCCCCTAGCAGCCACTGAGAACAAGAGAGTTCTCTGTGAGCTTTCAAACACTTTGAGGTGGCCTGTGACACCACTTCCTCAGGCCAAAGACCCTACTGCTGCTACAACACCAGTTTTTTTAGCAGGCCACTTCACAAGAAATAACAAGAAACCAGCCAGATCAGATGAGTGGAAACTTTTCCAAGGAATCAGCAGGAAGTAAAAGTCACCTTGAGCTATTCTAAACAGAAGGCCTACTGAAACAACTCAAGAACTGCTGAAATCCTGTTTGAAACCCAAAGCAACGTGTcacaaaacatttctgatgTATGCTACCCATATTTAATGCAGAAAAGAGCAGACAAGCATTCCAACTGACCCCACCACTATGATTCTGGCAACCTGGTGAGAACAGGCAAAGACAGCACAATTTCACTGCTAATGTCAGGAGAGCAGATGGAAAAGGCAGTGCCAGTTCACTGTCCAAGGCCTTCCTGCAGTCTCCTCGGACACTGTATCTTCCAACACACACAATGCCTTTTGTTGTTCTACAGAAGGAACGCAACCAAAACAATAGGAAGACATCTGACACTACCAACTCCAGCAACAGCTAAACCCAAAAAGCACCTACAGCACAAGACAAGCCAAGGTTTGCCAACCTTTTTCAGTCCATTCCCAgtactgtttttccttttttctcttcctgcctctctcAGCCACATGAGATTGAAAGAAGGATGACTTTCACATACTTGCTCAAAAAGCCGATTGAAATAGTGTTTTAAAGAAACCCCTCCCGTTCAGACCGGCTGGCTGACAGCGTGAGGCGGTGTGGTGtttcccccagcagcagagtcACTAACACGGGTCAGCCCTGCGCCTGCCTGAGGTCAGGTAGCACTGAGGAGCCCCGGAGCCGCTGTGAGCCAGCGCTGCACACAGGGCTCCCATCCTCGGGGTCCTCCCCAGCCCTAGtgtgcagatgctgctgcctAGGACGCCCCCGGTAGCGGTGCTAATTAAAGCTAAAGCTAAAGACCATTATGTAAGAGCCAATTATTACATAAACCCGCTGCCGCTCCAGCGCCAGCTCTCCTCCCCGGGGACGCGGTGTCCCAGcggggcccgggcccggccaGCCCCGGCACAGCGCAGACCGCACAGCGCAGCAGCGCCCGCTCTTCCCAGTGAAATGACAGACCCCCGGCACATTCGGATTTACAGCCCCTCTGAGATTCCCGCAAGCCCACATCCCCCGCATTCACACTCCTGACACGGTCCACACCCAGCCCTCACCCCACAAACATCCGGCACATCCGATCCCTGCCCCGCCACCTCCgcgctgccccagccccacacaccgacacacagagcccctctgctcccccacaGCTGTGTCCAGTGCTCCCCAAGAGCTGTGTCCAGGGCTCCCCAAGAGCTGTGTCCAGTGCTCCCCCACAGCCGTGTCCAGTGCTCCCCCACAGCTGTGTCCAGGGCTCCCCCACAGCTGTGTCCAGGGCTCCCCAAGAGCTGTGTCCAGGGCTCCCCAAGAGCTGTGTCCAGGGCTCCCCCACAGCTGTGTCCAGTGCTCCCCCACACCTGTGTCCAGGGCTCCCCCACACCTGTGTCCAGGGCTCCCCACAGCTGTGTCCAGGGCTCCCTCACAGCTGTGTCCAGTGCTCCCCCACAGCCGTGTCCAGGGCTCCCCAAGAGCTGTGTCCAGGGCTCCCCCACAGCTGTGCCCCCCATGCCCCTGTCCCGCACACGCCCCCGTGCTCCCACACCGCACCCTGCACACGCCCCCACCCTGCCCCGCACACTCACGGCTTATCCGGCACACACACATCCCGTCCCGCACAGAACACGCCCTGTGCCCCGCACACACCCCACACCGACCCCGCCGCAGCCCGGGCCCCGCACAACTCCCACCTCCCCGCTTCCGCACAGTCACCGCGCCAGGCCCAGCTCCGCTCCCTGCGCCCCGGCACGGCTGCCCCAGCGGCGGCCACTCTCTGCCCGCCCCGTCCCCCGCCCCGGGCGCACCCACCGGCCCAGCAGCCGCCACTCgcgcccgccggccccgcgctgcccctGGCGGGGCTGAGGGACGGCGCTGCCCAAGAGCCCCGCCGCCCAACCCGCCCCGGGTTCCCGTCAGGACACGGCGGGCagggcgcggccccgcccctccgccATGTTGTGCCGGCGGGCgcggccgtgccggggctgaggggctgagggagcggCGGGCCCGGCCTGAGCGGCCCACGGCAGCGCAGGACATTGAGCCGAAAGGAACCAGTCACGCGTGTTagacagaaaaagcacaagCAGGGGTTTCCTCCTCATAAATAACATTCAAAACCACGCTGTTTCCTTGAGGGGGAACCGCTCGGcttttcgttttttttttttttttccagtacgATTCCCCACCCTTCAGCGCTGAGGACACCGGCTGATGAGGCTCAAGATCGCAAAGCTCTTTCGTAATTAACTCGCCATATAAATTATGGAGAACAAAAGGGCTCCTTTTGCTGACTTCCCgggtttttttggtttcatATGACTGCTTGTCTCGGTTACCATTTCCACTGAGCGGTTCTAAGGCAGGTAACGAGGGGAAGGAACGAGCCCAAAGTGCACGGTGGTTAATCAGTAGTTACTGCTGTTAACGCAGTGGTTACTAAATAGCCCCTGCTTTGAAACTTCTAAGAATCATTTTTTTGCAAAGACGGAGGCTTACAAGTTCCAAGAGGCTTTGATATTATCCGTGCGTTTTTTAATTCGCCTGGCTTCTTGTACTGAAGGATTTTTAGTTGGATAATGTGGTGGAAGTATCCTAGATGAGATAAGCGTGTTCCCAAGTTATCTCATATGGCAAGAAGCCGATCATCTTCAATGACCCTGAGCTTTCACTTGtctcttgtttttattaaaacaatgAAACGTAATTTCACGTCACATGGAAgtgcatacaaaaaaaaaaataaatgtcatcttaacaaaaaaattcacaacATGCAAAATACCACCTCAGGTTTGACGTAATTATTTTATCTGCCTGACAAATCTGAACTGAAAGAGGACACCCGCAGCAGCCCTTACCTGCATCTCTGTGCTCTGTCCAGTGCTCAGGTACAGCGCCAGCAGCTCCGGGATCTCCCCGGGAGACGGGGAAGgagcacggccccgaggctgccggAGCTGCCAGGGATGCACGGGAGAGATTGTTGGGCTgtcagggcaggggcaggagctggaccCGATCAaccctgtgggtcccttccaactcaggacaGTCCATAATTCAATGATTCTTCCTTCTGCCCTACcaattttcagcttttgtacCATTTACAAAACTGATAAAGCCTCACACAGCAGCCTAAAACTGAACGTGACTGCTCTGAGTTTCCTGTGCTCTCACCATGGTTAAATGCTTCTCTTCAGCTGAAGGCTGTAACCCATTGCTCATGCAGTAATTTCATAAATTCATATGCGTAAGCTGAAGTGACTTAGGAACCATGTAAATGTTAAACAATTAACAGTCAGTCCTGCAGAAGATGTTCCTTTCACTCCACATTTTCTAAACACAAGAAGGAATACCATATTGAAAGTACTTGACAGGGCTGAATAGCAAGTTGAATTGAGATTTAGATTCTACTTTGGACTGTTTGATTATGCTGATGAACTTAAGTGATAcataattaaagagaaaaatggaaatgctaCTCTCTGATATGATCTGAGGAAAGAAATGGTATTGCTCAGGCTTGCAGTGTTTTTGCCTTTAGGAATATAGAATAAAATGGCAAATTTCTGTAGCAACAGTGCTTGGTTGCCATAGTGCTCTATGTTCTTTATTTGCATTGAAAAAATTAGAACTCaagtttctttaaataaaagtcaGATTTGGTTTTGACTTTGCTGATTATAGGTGAGCCAAGTTTAGTCCTGTCCCAGAAGACAATTCTTACCTGTATTTATAAGAAAATTAGTCTAATTCCAGGCATTGTATTAAGGTGCAGCTATAGGCTAAAATACAGCAGATCCTatacttagattttttttaaggaacaaTCTTATCTGCTGACTTGTACAGTCAGCAACTCTGGTTTTCTATGGAACTACATTCTTGAACTCATTTCTGTGTTCTTGCTTAGGCCTGACTGCACtattttgggtttctttctttctcatggAACATAAGTTTTCCCCCCCTTGTTGGTTTGGACAACTGGCTGTGGCTACTTTGGTGTAATTCAAACATCTGCTTCCAGAGGCTGCAAACAGCTGTCCCTCATTGGCACTGCCCTCACAGCAGGTGCTAGCATGGATTACTTTCCATGGCCTCATTGATATTAATGAAAAGTCTGAGACTCCTGATGCTTTGTAAACATTTCTTGTTATGGAGCCACGCAAAGATCGGAAATGCCAAATAAAGCAGATATCCCTAAGAGAGCAAGTTAAAAATTGGACTAATATTTCTAATAAATAGCCAATTCTTTTGTCAAAAAGCTGACCAGCAGCAAAAGGTTTGAATCCAAAGAAAAGTAGTAAACTACTACTAAAAGTAGTTTTCtagttttcagaagtttttctgCAATAAAGAGACTCGGCCTAGTGATACAGATTAGAAAACAGCAAGAGATCCAGACCCTTTGGAAATTTGTGAACATGCAAAGGAAGGTGGGTCCTTTGGAAGAACTGTCTCTCTGGCCCATGCAGTGAACACAGACTGAGTTTTGTCCTTTTTGCACAAAAAGCTCTATAGTCTAACAACCAGcttttgaaaaggaaacagcacCAGCCCACAAAACACCTTCCTGCTGAGCAGCTTTAAGAATGTCCCTGTTTGCTGGCTGTATCTTGCCCTGTGAATAATGACAGACATTTCATCTGCTGTATGTGACATTTTGGAttttcacagaaggaaaatgggCACTGCAGATGGAAAAATCTCTTactataaacaaacaaaactcacGTACAAATGGAGACTCTAGGTCTGTTAGAGGAACTGTATTTTCTAGTTTGTTTGCAGCTGTTCCGGTCTAATCTTCCTAAGTAAtctaaaccaaaacctcaaaTGCTAAGAAAGAAGGCAAGCTTCAAGAAACATCGATAAACAGAGGTAAACACCATGAAAAATTGTAGGAAAGGTGCTGTTCCAGCTCCCCAGCTTCATTTAGCCTCTCCTGTTGTAGCTGTGGCTCAGCAGTGTCTGGAGTTGCAGGGGTTAATCTGAAGACCCAGTTTAAGTCAAAGTAATTGCACTGGTGCAAAGGTCTTTCCAGTTGCTATAATGGGATCTGAATGCCACATGGATCATTCTTATTGGATGTTGCTTAAAAATTGGTTTAagttaaacaaacaaatgttCATTAAGGTTCCGTGCCACTGTAAAAgtaaatttacatttcttgGGGTCAGTTTTCAAGGCCAGGAAAGTCTTATGGCTTGGGAAGAAGTACTCATATGTGAAAAAAACTATTatattcctttcctctctcttctccttccacCTTCTCCTCCAACAGACAAACAGGGTGAGCTGGCTCCTAAATTactgtatttaatatttcactGTGTTGATATGAAATTAAGTTATTTGCATTACTATGTTACTGTTCACAACCTGGTGCTGAAATTTTACTAAATTTCAAATGCGGTGCAGGTAGCAGCATAAATGGAACATCAGAGGAGTGAAAGTTCCCTGTGTTATAGCTGTGCAAGCTGGAAATACTTTTGTGCAAGTCAGGCAGGTTCGatcttctgctgtgctttcctcaggggaaatgagaaaaattgtGAGACCCCCACTCTCCCAGGAAAGCAGACAGTGCTTTGATGCTCAGTGCTGTCACTAAAGGGTTGCTTCTGCATGCAGAGGAGTTCAGAGAGGAAAGCAGCTAACAGTGAGGTGTATGATAACACCCCATTTTCTTCAGGcttatctctgtttttttcctgaaatgctcctttttttatctttctgacCTTTGAACTCTGCCAAAAGCACCATCTGGCATTGAGGTACCTTGCAAAACTTTTCCCCAGTTCTTGTATTTGGATTAATTTACCCTTATCGTGAAATGTATCATTATAAGTCTGCTACATCATAACAACTGTATGATGGAAACTACCTAAAAATCTTTCTGCTTGCCAGAGATTGGAGAAAAACCAAAGGTGAACTGTAACTACAGCAATTAAAGtttcaaaactaaaattaaGGAAGTGTGCAGTTCACCAAACAGAGGatctctctgctcagcagtgaaATGAGGAACAAACAATTGTAACTGGTTTATCGAGTTTCTTTTGTCAGACTGATTTTTATCTGAGGAAGGAATTTCAGTGACTACCTATACAGAGCCAGAAAGGAGCTTTCAATCACTTATATCTTTACAAATTATTATTGTCACAGTTAAGCTCTCTCATCTCTTGTATTTTGACTGCATAGACCTTAAAAATCGTTTTAAGGATTGTGgcaagaaagggaaggagagccGCTAGATGGCATTTTTAATCCAGCTTTTACTGCTGTGCAAGTTCAGTCACTGTCCTAAATGTGAGGCCTCTGTTCTCTCAGTCAGGATGGCTGCCAAGCCCAAGAGAAGGTAAGTGAATTCTTGCTGGAATAATTACAGTCAActcatatttttccttcaacaCAACAATTTGGTAAAAGATAATGTTTTAGAATCATTCAATctcaaaataaatgaagtttaTCAAATAGGTGTTTATCcagtaaaatatttgtgtttttttattgGATGATCAGGCTCTTAAGAAACAACAAAGAATGTAAAAGtcttccttttatattttacttc encodes:
- the PDP2 gene encoding pyruvate dehydrogenase [acetyl-transferring]-phosphatase 2, mitochondrial, with translation MSRTVSSWILSSARSGIILQGKGRWYSICIPNRNKNKWKLVFSKACPCPAGSCSLDRAFSFPKAFRHTSTEEEHFSFQLSPAQINDILRAGELSHRTLDLNGKNANSVLRFESNQLASNSPIEDRRSAATCLQTAGMMFGVFDGHAGAACAQAVSERLLHYIAVSLLPRQSLEEIELAVEAMKPVQPILQWHRHPNDVEYQEIAPQYFENLRVYWQHLLDLDAEPRFSLEEAMICAFKRLDSDISLEVQAPQENELMKNIALQVAFSGATACVAHIDGVHLHVANTGDCRAVLGVQEEDGTWSTLPLTRDHNAYDEFEIRRLKREHPRSEEKTLFVNDRLLGILMPSRAFGDVQLKWSKELQHSILENSCDVEALNIYQYVPPNYHTPPYLTAEPEVTYHKLRSKDKFLVIASDGLWEMLSNEKVVKLVAGHLAELDMQKSPLTFKKPINLGYMHNLLLQRKSKGLASLDQNIATHLIRHAIGSNEYGEVDPEKLAAMLTLPEDLARMYRDDITVTVVYFNSETIEDYYRNHE